The following coding sequences lie in one Myxococcus xanthus genomic window:
- a CDS encoding helix-turn-helix domain-containing protein, producing MRYVLPRMDEQLGMMVGKAAREARARLGLTQVEVAALVDMHPMVYSRVERGKMVPSAGMLRRLSMVLRISTDELLGLSRPGKDERRELEKEPPLLRRLVTLARELDEAKLEALVTMARALTR from the coding sequence ATGCGCTACGTTCTCCCGCGTATGGACGAACAACTGGGCATGATGGTGGGAAAGGCGGCGCGTGAGGCGCGTGCGCGCCTGGGGCTGACCCAGGTGGAGGTGGCGGCCTTGGTGGATATGCACCCCATGGTCTACAGCCGGGTGGAGCGGGGAAAGATGGTTCCCAGCGCGGGCATGCTGCGCCGTCTGAGCATGGTCCTTCGCATTTCCACGGACGAACTGCTGGGACTGTCCCGGCCCGGCAAGGACGAGCGGCGTGAACTGGAGAAGGAGCCGCCGCTGCTGCGTCGGCTGGTGACGCTGGCGCGTGAGCTGGACGAGGCGAAGCTGGAGGCGCTTGTCACGATGGCCCGCGCGCTAACCCGGTAG
- a CDS encoding serine/threonine-protein kinase, translating to MPTHPTQPSLRPITEEERARAHPARRPTLFQLAGTRYIYVSTLDARPNGEVLMLAERQERHGLSGPVLIRRVRSPATFARRQRMVEEVQLAYRLNHPAIAKVHLFTVQSGKPYVIMEYVDGPTLDGVLSLMALRRQPVSTAFALYVGAEVADALAYAHRLADDHGARLGLIHRDVSPRNVSVGMGGEVKLTHFGAAYTHLGGREETQGGLRKGDAAYTSPEYLKCLPSTPAADLFSLGLVLLELATGRHLFHAALERLAEPPPWRKRAPVEEEPSLPLTHLMMLMDAYTPDDVEKATAGLPEGFRAALRKALRKPAAERYTTAEDMRDTLRECLVQVREASDGRPYGRKEAAEELARLITEASQNRDEAEPGDERLFSSGLEAHELGAATSAVTTEP from the coding sequence GTGCCCACCCACCCCACACAGCCCAGCCTCCGCCCGATTACCGAGGAGGAGCGGGCCCGGGCGCATCCAGCGCGACGGCCAACCCTCTTCCAGCTCGCGGGAACGCGGTACATCTATGTCAGCACCCTGGACGCACGTCCCAACGGCGAGGTCCTCATGCTGGCCGAGCGACAGGAGCGCCACGGCCTGAGCGGCCCGGTCCTCATTCGGCGCGTGCGCTCACCCGCCACGTTCGCGCGCAGGCAACGGATGGTGGAAGAGGTCCAGTTGGCCTACCGGCTGAACCACCCGGCCATCGCCAAGGTCCACCTGTTCACCGTCCAGTCAGGCAAACCCTACGTCATCATGGAGTACGTGGACGGCCCCACCCTGGACGGCGTGTTGAGCCTGATGGCCCTGCGGCGCCAGCCGGTCTCCACCGCCTTCGCACTGTACGTGGGCGCGGAGGTCGCCGACGCGCTGGCCTACGCGCACCGGCTGGCGGATGACCACGGGGCGCGGCTCGGGCTGATTCACCGGGACGTGAGCCCGCGCAACGTGAGCGTGGGAATGGGCGGGGAGGTGAAGCTGACGCACTTCGGCGCGGCCTACACGCATCTTGGCGGGCGCGAGGAGACCCAGGGCGGCCTGCGCAAGGGAGATGCCGCCTATACCTCGCCGGAGTACCTGAAGTGCCTGCCATCGACCCCTGCGGCGGACCTCTTCTCTCTGGGACTCGTCCTGCTGGAGCTGGCCACAGGACGCCACCTCTTCCATGCCGCCCTGGAAAGGCTGGCGGAGCCTCCTCCATGGCGGAAGCGGGCTCCCGTGGAGGAGGAACCCTCGCTGCCGCTCACGCACCTGATGATGTTGATGGACGCCTACACGCCAGACGACGTGGAGAAAGCAACCGCCGGTTTGCCCGAGGGGTTCCGGGCCGCGCTGAGGAAGGCCCTCCGCAAACCTGCCGCTGAGCGCTACACCACGGCGGAGGACATGCGAGACACGCTACGGGAGTGCCTCGTCCAGGTTCGGGAGGCCAGCGACGGCCGCCCCTATGGCCGCAAGGAAGCCGCCGAGGAGCTCGCCCGCCTCATCACCGAGGCCAGCCAGAACCGCGACGAGGCGGAGCCTGGAGACGAGCGTCTCTTCTCCTCGGGACTGGAGGCACATGAGCTCGGAGCGGCCACTTCCGCCGTGACGACCGAGCCCTGA
- a CDS encoding MXAN_6652 family MXYO-CTERM-anchored protein, whose amino-acid sequence MRLPFRIAGVVVVSSLWSIPAFATSTGVTGQTGKTGPTCSTCHQGGELPTVAFEGPATLAPGATGQYTFIIRGGPARTGGVGIAVDSTAATLQPGEGMKKLGAELTHSQPQPFANNELRFNFSLVAPATDVTLTLFGAGNSSNADFHTDGDRAAATKLSVKVGQGTPGMEPDDKDEESGGCAAAGSAPLWALLMAASPLALPRRRRS is encoded by the coding sequence ATGCGTCTTCCGTTCCGCATCGCGGGCGTCGTCGTCGTGTCATCGCTGTGGTCCATCCCCGCCTTCGCCACCAGCACGGGCGTCACCGGCCAGACGGGCAAGACAGGCCCCACGTGCAGCACCTGCCACCAGGGCGGGGAGCTCCCCACCGTCGCGTTCGAAGGGCCCGCCACGCTCGCGCCGGGCGCCACCGGCCAGTACACCTTCATCATCCGAGGCGGTCCCGCCAGGACGGGCGGCGTGGGCATCGCCGTGGACAGCACGGCGGCCACGCTCCAACCCGGCGAGGGCATGAAGAAGCTCGGCGCCGAGCTGACCCATTCGCAGCCCCAGCCCTTCGCGAACAACGAGCTGCGCTTCAACTTCAGCCTCGTCGCCCCCGCGACGGACGTCACCCTCACCCTCTTCGGCGCTGGCAACTCCTCCAACGCGGACTTCCATACCGACGGAGACCGGGCCGCCGCCACGAAGCTGAGCGTGAAGGTGGGCCAGGGCACGCCAGGCATGGAGCCGGATGACAAGGACGAGGAGAGCGGAGGCTGCGCCGCCGCGGGCAGCGCGCCGCTGTGGGCCCTGCTGATGGCCGCCTCGCCCCTGGCCCTGCCGCGCCGCCGCCGGAGCTGA
- a CDS encoding PDZ domain-containing protein, producing the protein MFLSAMTSALASALLLTAAPLSVTIEPLGFSVQNVNKEVRVTKVLPGSIAAQEGLEPGMRILSIERPMRSFARDPIHLLSQEDLRDALIPTWDEPLSIRIKTASEERYLRLRRTDPRPAQEFPDTPLTREQVNRLTRLERSRYSLWQAQHAGMHAPPMPMPEFELGQKQATAYVKADVLLTVMGGGSTPTHVYASATVLTPCEGALEKLVLRGAPAGGAPLQLRPDVRGMNASVHVDLPLWKPAAAIQACRAAAPSSVPSLESRVKAELHCQGAPVQKREFTATLRVFCDEPLPAGIRDARNVLSLAGTRRADDAPALVHQLEVGANGTLGLDARLDGIVPPPVEVSLVELDGKGNTARRHATKKVEPEMAELPFQVTLDTRTARTARLAAALRFADGSTRLSFPADVAIVTREEVAAQQQQAEEAFQRLIDFNRKLSQQWPSACDSLAEVTAWTQAQPEIEWAASSPSSSMTYQMKGSSGLNVLNCHRHHR; encoded by the coding sequence GTGTTCCTGTCTGCAATGACATCCGCGCTCGCGAGCGCCCTGCTGCTCACCGCCGCGCCCCTCTCCGTCACCATCGAGCCCCTGGGCTTCTCCGTCCAGAACGTCAACAAGGAGGTCCGGGTGACGAAGGTCCTGCCGGGCAGCATCGCCGCCCAGGAGGGGCTCGAGCCCGGCATGCGGATTCTGAGCATCGAACGGCCGATGCGGTCCTTCGCGCGCGACCCCATCCACCTCCTCAGCCAGGAGGACCTGCGCGACGCCCTGATACCGACGTGGGACGAGCCGCTCTCGATTCGCATCAAGACCGCCAGCGAGGAGCGATATTTGCGCCTCCGCCGGACCGACCCACGCCCGGCGCAGGAGTTCCCCGACACGCCCCTCACCCGCGAGCAGGTCAACCGTCTGACGCGGTTGGAGCGCAGCCGCTACTCCTTGTGGCAGGCCCAGCATGCCGGCATGCACGCGCCCCCCATGCCCATGCCCGAGTTCGAGCTCGGGCAGAAGCAGGCCACGGCCTACGTCAAAGCGGATGTCCTGCTGACCGTCATGGGCGGAGGAAGCACCCCCACCCACGTCTATGCCAGCGCCACCGTGCTGACGCCCTGCGAGGGCGCGCTGGAGAAGCTCGTGCTGCGCGGCGCGCCCGCGGGCGGGGCCCCGCTCCAGCTCCGGCCCGATGTCCGGGGCATGAATGCCAGCGTCCATGTGGACCTTCCACTCTGGAAGCCCGCGGCGGCCATCCAGGCCTGCCGCGCCGCCGCGCCGTCCTCCGTGCCGTCCTTGGAGTCCCGCGTGAAGGCGGAGCTGCATTGCCAGGGCGCCCCCGTCCAGAAGCGGGAGTTCACCGCGACGCTGAGGGTCTTCTGTGACGAACCGCTGCCGGCGGGAATCCGGGACGCGCGCAACGTGCTGTCACTGGCGGGGACGCGCAGGGCGGATGACGCCCCCGCCCTCGTCCATCAGTTGGAGGTGGGCGCCAATGGGACGCTCGGACTGGACGCGCGGCTGGATGGCATCGTCCCCCCGCCAGTCGAGGTCAGCCTGGTGGAGCTGGATGGCAAGGGGAACACGGCCCGGCGCCATGCCACGAAGAAGGTCGAGCCCGAGATGGCCGAGCTGCCGTTCCAAGTCACGCTCGACACGCGCACGGCGCGAACCGCGCGGCTGGCCGCGGCGCTGCGCTTCGCCGACGGCAGCACGCGGCTGAGCTTCCCGGCGGACGTGGCCATCGTCACGCGGGAGGAGGTGGCCGCGCAGCAGCAGCAGGCCGAGGAGGCATTCCAGCGATTGATTGACTTCAATCGCAAGCTCTCCCAGCAGTGGCCCTCCGCCTGTGATTCGCTGGCCGAAGTGACGGCCTGGACCCAGGCCCAGCCGGAAATCGAATGGGCCGCATCCAGCCCAAGCTCCAGCATGACCTATCAGATGAAAGGTTCCAGCGGGCTCAACGTGCTCAACTGCCACAGACACCACCGCTGA
- a CDS encoding MxcI protein, whose protein sequence is MKHLFARSGFRLSAAALALSLMGGCDDSGDDYTGPLYAITTQDLNADPAASYVVVTREAEQTARLSLDGAIKVSGRALGVGIRKSGQVYVVSDDSPVVTRYSLTEDGGLEQSGTVSFASLGVMSLGEYQANFQFVSATKAYFFDGITAQAVIWNPTEMTVTGNIALGDLELEGTEMAFSGSVVSDNGQLIIPVGWRPVAGVGITPRTGVVAVDTATDTATLVTDERCGYAHDAVLGPDRKVYVATEAYAAAVHRVSADAAPEPCLLRFDLQTRTFEAGFHRSLSELVGGGTAGSLVPGPSGTAYLRVLDESVAPVQEGAHPRGIASGAGWQWWALNLSTLTATRNTQFPATSGSSFLFHTENQTLYTEFGEGSASTTLHVLGDNGRPTLTTQGLSFSLLQLR, encoded by the coding sequence ATGAAGCATCTGTTTGCCCGCTCGGGTTTCCGACTCTCCGCCGCTGCGCTCGCGCTGTCCCTGATGGGCGGCTGTGACGACTCCGGCGACGACTACACCGGCCCGCTGTACGCCATCACCACGCAGGACCTCAACGCCGACCCGGCGGCGAGCTACGTGGTGGTGACGCGTGAGGCGGAGCAGACCGCGCGGCTGTCGCTGGACGGCGCCATCAAGGTGTCCGGCCGTGCGCTGGGCGTGGGCATCCGCAAGTCAGGCCAGGTCTACGTGGTGTCGGACGACAGCCCCGTCGTGACGCGCTACTCGCTCACCGAGGACGGCGGCCTGGAGCAGTCGGGCACGGTGAGCTTCGCCAGCCTGGGCGTGATGTCGCTGGGCGAGTACCAGGCGAACTTCCAGTTCGTGTCGGCGACGAAGGCGTACTTCTTCGACGGCATCACCGCGCAGGCGGTCATCTGGAACCCCACGGAGATGACCGTCACCGGCAACATCGCGCTGGGCGACCTGGAACTCGAAGGCACGGAGATGGCCTTCTCGGGCTCGGTCGTCTCGGACAACGGGCAGCTCATCATTCCCGTGGGCTGGCGTCCCGTGGCCGGCGTGGGCATCACCCCGAGGACGGGCGTGGTGGCCGTCGACACGGCGACGGACACGGCGACCCTCGTCACGGATGAGCGGTGCGGCTACGCGCACGACGCCGTGCTCGGCCCCGACCGCAAGGTCTACGTCGCGACGGAGGCCTACGCCGCGGCGGTGCACCGGGTGTCGGCCGACGCGGCGCCGGAGCCGTGCCTGCTGCGGTTCGACCTGCAGACGCGCACCTTCGAGGCCGGCTTCCACCGCTCGCTGTCGGAGCTCGTGGGCGGCGGCACCGCGGGCTCGCTCGTCCCCGGCCCGTCGGGCACGGCGTACCTGCGCGTGCTCGATGAGAGCGTCGCCCCGGTGCAGGAGGGCGCGCACCCCCGCGGCATCGCGAGCGGCGCCGGCTGGCAGTGGTGGGCGCTGAATCTCAGCACGCTGACGGCGACGCGGAACACCCAGTTCCCGGCCACCTCGGGCAGCAGCTTCCTCTTCCACACCGAGAACCAGACGCTCTACACCGAGTTCGGAGAGGGCTCCGCGTCCACGACGCTGCACGTGCTGGGCGACAACGGGCGGCCCACGCTGACGACGCAGGGCCTGTCCTTCTCCCTGCTCCAGCTGCGCTAG